From a single Aestuariibius sp. HNIBRBA575 genomic region:
- the guaD gene encoding guanine deaminase — protein MNEHLILGQTLRFSGDPFDAPFETVTHISTSGAVLVRDGRIAEMGEAQTLRQKYPQIPVTDYGSDLITAGFVDAHMHYPQTAMIASWGKRLIDWLNTYTFPEEKRFADPDYAADIAGRTLDLALAHGTTTLTSFCTIHPQSVDALFHAADMRGMAVVAGKTCMDRNAPDGLRDDAKSAYDDSKTLIDRWHGTGRATYAITPRFSPTSTPDQLRALGDLWAEHPDCLMQTHLSEQVDEIDWVRGLYPDARDYLDTYEAFGLLGQKGLYGHAIHLEARELDRLSELGAGVVHCPTSNTFIGSGLFDMAGLKARQIPVGLATDTGGGSSFSMLRTMAAAYEIAQLRHVPLHPAQLMWLATEGSAQTLHKAGEIGSLNVGAMADITVLNLQSTPAIAQRSTRTTDLWEALFPTIMMGDDRAIRDVWIAGNRHQPRSA, from the coding sequence ATGAATGAACATCTGATCCTTGGCCAGACCTTGCGGTTTTCTGGCGACCCGTTTGACGCTCCGTTTGAAACCGTGACCCATATTTCCACATCTGGCGCGGTGTTGGTGCGCGATGGGCGCATTGCGGAAATGGGCGAGGCACAAACCCTGCGCCAGAAATATCCGCAAATCCCGGTGACGGATTATGGGTCCGACCTGATCACCGCCGGGTTTGTGGATGCCCACATGCATTATCCCCAAACGGCGATGATTGCGTCCTGGGGCAAACGGCTGATTGATTGGCTGAACACCTATACATTCCCAGAAGAGAAGCGTTTTGCTGATCCCGATTACGCCGCTGACATCGCCGGGCGGACGCTGGATCTGGCGCTGGCCCATGGGACAACGACGCTGACGTCGTTTTGCACGATCCATCCGCAATCGGTGGATGCGTTGTTTCACGCGGCGGACATGCGCGGCATGGCGGTGGTTGCGGGCAAAACCTGTATGGATCGCAACGCGCCAGACGGTCTGCGCGATGATGCGAAATCGGCCTATGATGACAGCAAAACGTTGATAGATCGCTGGCATGGGACGGGCCGTGCGACCTATGCGATCACGCCGCGGTTTTCGCCCACATCCACGCCGGATCAACTGCGCGCATTGGGGGATTTGTGGGCCGAACATCCCGATTGTCTGATGCAAACCCATCTCAGCGAACAGGTCGATGAAATTGACTGGGTGCGCGGGCTATATCCAGATGCGCGTGATTATCTGGACACTTACGAAGCCTTTGGTTTGCTTGGACAAAAGGGGCTTTATGGGCATGCGATCCATCTGGAGGCGCGTGAATTGGACCGCCTGTCTGAACTGGGCGCTGGCGTGGTGCATTGCCCCACATCCAACACGTTCATTGGGTCGGGGCTGTTTGATATGGCCGGCCTAAAGGCACGCCAAATCCCGGTTGGTTTGGCCACGGATACGGGCGGCGGATCCAGTTTTTCGATGCTGCGCACCATGGCTGCGGCCTATGAAATCGCGCAATTGCGTCACGTGCCCCTGCATCCAGCGCAATTGATGTGGCTCGCTACCGAAGGATCGGCACAGACATTGCACAAAGCGGGCGAAATCGGGTCACTGAATGTAGGGGCGATGGCGGATATCACCGTGTTGAACCTGCAATCCACACCCGCGATCGCCCAACGCAGCACCCGTACCACTGATCTATGGGAGGCATTGTTCCCAACCATTATGATGGGGGATGACCGGGCCATTCGCGATGTCTGGATCGCCGGAAACCGGCATCAGCCGCGGTCGGCTTAA
- a CDS encoding CAP domain-containing protein: MKAALAAILTCAALTACVTTSQTGSSSASNAAIPDTSSIGQSLNAYRASNGLGALTRNAALDRAAAGHAAYMAQTDTLSHTGAGGSNFSRRIRDTGYCFGGHGAENISGGYSSDAQAMQAWTNSPGHQRNLLNRNVTQYGYGVSGSYRVMVFANGC, encoded by the coding sequence ATGAAAGCCGCACTTGCCGCCATTCTGACCTGCGCCGCCCTAACCGCCTGTGTGACCACATCGCAAACCGGATCATCCAGTGCGTCAAACGCCGCCATTCCGGATACGTCCTCGATTGGGCAGAGCCTGAATGCCTATCGTGCGTCCAATGGGCTGGGGGCATTGACGCGCAATGCAGCATTGGATCGTGCAGCGGCCGGTCACGCGGCCTATATGGCGCAGACCGATACGTTGTCTCATACCGGTGCTGGTGGGTCGAATTTTAGCCGCCGTATTCGGGATACGGGCTATTGTTTTGGTGGACATGGCGCCGAAAACATATCCGGCGGTTACAGTTCTGATGCGCAGGCCATGCAGGCCTGGACCAACAGCCCCGGCCATCAGCGCAACCTCCTGAACCGCAATGTCACGCAATATGGATATGGCGTCAGCGGGTCCTACCGTGTGATGGTTTTTGCCAATGGCTGCTGA
- a CDS encoding 8-oxoguanine deaminase, translating to MTDWLIQGAQTILTMDDTRRELTDADIHVSGGVIKAIGPNLHAPDAEIIHARGCVVTPGLVNTHHHLYQSLTRAVPGGQNALLFGWLQALYPIWSRFGPEEMYVSAQLGLAELALSGCSLTSDHLYLYPNGSRLDDTIAAAADIGLRFHPTRGAMSIGVSDGGLPPDALVEAECDILNDSIRVVDQFHDPSEGSMCRVGLAPCSPFSVSRDLMRDAALLARDKGVMLHTHLAENDEDIAYSLAKFGCRPGQYAQDLGWVGDDVWHAHCVKLDGQEIDLFAKTGTGVAHCPCSNCRLGSGIAPVRAMRDAGVNVGLGVDGSASNDMANLMDEARQTMLLQRVAGGADSMSSREALEIATRGGADVLNRPDCGRLMVGKRADIAIWDTTGIEAAGSWDKAAMLLSGPRKVRDLLVEGRQIVRDGVLKTASEHAIIDRTNTLAHALVD from the coding sequence ATGACGGACTGGCTTATTCAGGGCGCGCAGACCATTTTGACCATGGATGACACGCGGCGCGAATTGACGGATGCCGACATTCATGTATCAGGCGGTGTGATCAAGGCAATTGGCCCTAATTTACATGCCCCGGATGCGGAAATCATCCATGCGCGCGGCTGTGTAGTGACGCCCGGTTTGGTCAACACGCATCATCATTTATACCAATCCCTGACCCGTGCCGTGCCCGGTGGGCAAAATGCGCTGTTATTTGGCTGGCTGCAGGCGCTGTATCCGATTTGGTCGCGCTTTGGGCCTGAGGAAATGTATGTGTCCGCCCAATTGGGGCTGGCCGAATTGGCCCTGTCGGGCTGTTCGCTGACATCTGATCATCTGTATCTCTATCCCAACGGATCGCGGCTGGATGACACAATCGCCGCCGCCGCCGATATCGGGTTGCGGTTCCATCCAACCCGCGGGGCGATGTCGATTGGGGTCAGCGATGGTGGCCTGCCACCGGATGCGTTGGTCGAGGCAGAGTGTGACATCCTAAACGACAGTATCCGCGTCGTGGATCAGTTCCATGACCCATCCGAAGGGTCCATGTGCCGGGTTGGTCTGGCCCCCTGTTCGCCATTTTCCGTCAGCCGCGATCTGATGCGGGATGCAGCGCTATTGGCGCGCGACAAAGGCGTGATGCTGCACACGCATTTGGCTGAAAACGACGAAGACATTGCCTATTCGTTGGCAAAATTCGGCTGTCGTCCAGGCCAATATGCCCAAGATTTGGGCTGGGTCGGGGATGATGTCTGGCATGCGCACTGCGTGAAGTTAGACGGGCAAGAGATTGATCTATTTGCCAAAACAGGCACTGGTGTTGCCCATTGTCCCTGTTCCAATTGCCGGCTTGGGTCCGGCATTGCACCGGTGCGCGCCATGCGGGATGCCGGTGTGAATGTGGGGTTGGGCGTGGATGGATCGGCCAGCAATGACATGGCCAATTTGATGGATGAAGCCCGCCAAACCATGCTGTTGCAGCGCGTCGCAGGCGGGGCCGACAGCATGTCATCCCGCGAAGCGCTGGAAATCGCCACGCGCGGGGGGGCTGACGTGTTGAACCGCCCGGATTGCGGCCGATTGATGGTGGGAAAACGCGCCGATATTGCCATCTGGGACACCACCGGGATTGAAGCCGCCGGATCATGGGACAAAGCGGCCATGCTGTTATCCGGCCCGCGAAAAGTGCGGGATTTGTTGGTCGAGGGACGCCAGATCGTGCGCGACGGCGTGCTAAAAACAGCGTCAGAACACGCGATCATTGACCGCACCAACACACTGGCCCATGCTTTGGTGGACTAG
- a CDS encoding YebC/PmpR family DNA-binding transcriptional regulator — MAGHSKWANIQHRKGRQDKLRSKLFSKLSKEITVAAKMGDPDPENNPRLRMAVKEAKSNSVPKDVIDRAIKKSAAGEGDDYEEIRYEGYGPNGVAVIVEAMTDNRNRTASTVRSTFTKNGGNLGETGSVGFMFNRTGQITYPADVGDDDTVMMAALEAGADDVESSEEGHVIFCEGTELHAVSTALEAELGESESTKLIWKPNITTEMDLTGMEKLMKLIDALEDDDDVQTVTTNFEASDEVLSQL; from the coding sequence ATGGCAGGCCATAGTAAATGGGCAAACATTCAGCACCGCAAAGGCCGTCAGGACAAATTGCGGTCCAAGCTGTTTTCGAAACTGTCCAAAGAAATCACCGTGGCCGCCAAAATGGGCGACCCGGATCCGGAAAATAACCCGCGTTTGCGCATGGCTGTCAAAGAAGCCAAATCCAATTCTGTCCCCAAGGACGTGATCGACCGCGCGATTAAAAAATCTGCCGCCGGAGAAGGCGACGATTACGAAGAAATCCGCTATGAAGGTTATGGCCCCAACGGCGTGGCGGTGATCGTCGAAGCGATGACCGACAACCGCAACCGCACTGCGTCCACTGTGCGGTCCACGTTTACCAAAAACGGTGGCAATCTGGGGGAAACCGGGTCGGTTGGGTTCATGTTCAACCGCACGGGTCAGATCACCTATCCGGCGGATGTGGGCGACGATGACACGGTCATGATGGCCGCATTAGAAGCGGGTGCCGACGACGTCGAAAGCAGCGAAGAAGGCCATGTGATTTTCTGCGAAGGCACTGAATTACATGCAGTTTCCACCGCGCTTGAGGCGGAGCTGGGCGAATCTGAATCAACCAAGCTGATCTGGAAGCCAAACATCACAACCGAAATGGACCTGACAGGCATGGAAAAGCTGATGAAGCTGATCGATGCGCTGGAAGACGACGATGACGTGCAGACCGTGACCACGAATTTTGAAGCCTCAGACGAAGTTTTGTCGCAGCTTTGA
- a CDS encoding prepilin peptidase, with protein sequence MPPLAALWFLPFILPLCLHTAYSDMKYMKIRDWNVQSMAMVFILIGPFVMSWETYLWQLGHLPIVLIIGMFLNAGGIMGAGDAKFIAAASPFIAKSDLQFVFLLLAGAFIAGLVVHRTARATAIKNLVPTWESWVAGKRFPMGLPLAGALSIYLIQLARGALL encoded by the coding sequence ATGCCGCCGCTTGCGGCGCTTTGGTTTTTGCCCTTCATCCTGCCGCTTTGCCTGCACACGGCCTATAGCGACATGAAATACATGAAGATTCGCGATTGGAATGTGCAATCCATGGCGATGGTGTTCATCCTGATCGGTCCGTTTGTGATGTCTTGGGAAACCTATCTGTGGCAATTGGGGCATCTGCCGATTGTGCTGATCATCGGGATGTTTTTGAACGCGGGCGGGATTATGGGGGCTGGGGATGCCAAATTCATCGCCGCCGCCTCGCCTTTTATCGCCAAATCCGATCTGCAATTTGTGTTTCTACTGCTGGCGGGCGCGTTTATTGCCGGGTTGGTTGTGCACCGCACCGCCCGCGCCACTGCCATCAAAAACCTGGTCCCCACATGGGAAAGCTGGGTCGCTGGCAAACGCTTCCCCATGGGATTACCCCTCGCCGGTGCACTGTCGATCTACCTGATCCAACTAGCCCGCGGCGCCCTGCTCTGA
- a CDS encoding tetratricopeptide repeat protein, which yields MRHPLLISIGVAGVIALSACDQSGEAQVNRALQDVNVVDESNLNDVMLTVADPNEAVTYFTRASNNEPGRIDLMRGLASSMVRASRGPDAVAAWQAVVDHEEANNDDRVDLADAMIRANQWEDAEGVLNTIPPTHETFKRYRLEAMVADSNEDWDRADSFYETAIGLTTKPAGVLNNWGFSNLTRGDYTAAERLFVDAIRHDPQLFTAKNNLVLARGAQRNYDLPVIPMTQTERAQLLHTLALAAVRHGDVSTGKGLLREAIDTHPQHFEAAVRSLRALEDNVTN from the coding sequence ATGCGCCACCCCCTTCTTATTTCCATCGGCGTTGCCGGGGTAATTGCCCTGTCCGCCTGTGATCAATCCGGCGAAGCCCAAGTTAACCGCGCCCTTCAGGACGTGAACGTTGTTGATGAAAGCAACCTCAATGACGTGATGCTCACGGTTGCGGATCCCAACGAAGCCGTCACCTATTTCACCCGTGCCAGCAACAATGAACCGGGACGGATTGATTTGATGCGTGGCTTGGCGTCGTCCATGGTGCGCGCAAGCCGGGGCCCTGATGCGGTGGCTGCATGGCAGGCCGTGGTGGATCACGAAGAAGCCAACAATGATGACCGTGTTGATCTGGCCGATGCCATGATCCGCGCCAATCAATGGGAAGACGCCGAAGGCGTGCTGAACACCATTCCCCCGACCCACGAAACGTTTAAGCGTTATCGCCTAGAGGCAATGGTCGCCGACAGCAACGAAGATTGGGACCGCGCCGACAGTTTCTATGAAACCGCCATTGGCCTGACCACCAAACCAGCAGGCGTTCTGAACAATTGGGGTTTTTCCAATCTGACACGGGGCGATTATACCGCCGCGGAACGTCTGTTTGTGGATGCCATTCGTCATGATCCACAGCTGTTTACCGCGAAAAACAACCTTGTTTTGGCCCGTGGTGCCCAGCGCAACTATGATCTGCCCGTCATTCCCATGACCCAGACCGAACGCGCGCAATTGCTACACACTCTGGCCTTGGCCGCCGTGCGTCATGGCGATGTGTCCACCGGCAAAGGTCTGTTGCGCGAAGCCATCGACACACATCCTCAGCATTTTGAGGCCGCCGTGCGGTCCTTGCGCGCCCTAGAAGACAACGTGACCAACTAA
- a CDS encoding tetratricopeptide repeat protein, which yields MTLTLAVLAACAQDGLNRGDGTFAPGVSGLMEMDGLEIGHRMMANGEYELALEAYTRAAAQQGLNVDTLSALGSANLRLGRLGQAEALMRRAVEADPAFAPAWNNLGVILMERGKIGEAVEVFRRAFATDSGQSDQIRDNLRLALAKYDDPNYGETNENEEFRLVQRGAGDFLLQTVP from the coding sequence ATGACACTGACTTTGGCCGTTCTTGCCGCTTGCGCGCAGGACGGCCTTAATCGTGGGGACGGAACCTTTGCGCCGGGCGTGTCGGGCCTGATGGAAATGGACGGGCTGGAAATCGGCCACCGCATGATGGCCAACGGCGAATATGAACTCGCCCTAGAAGCGTATACCCGCGCCGCCGCCCAACAGGGATTGAACGTCGATACGCTGTCCGCACTGGGATCGGCCAACCTGCGATTGGGCCGTTTGGGCCAAGCCGAAGCCCTGATGCGCCGCGCCGTTGAAGCCGACCCAGCCTTTGCGCCCGCATGGAACAATTTGGGCGTGATCCTGATGGAACGCGGCAAAATTGGCGAAGCGGTCGAGGTTTTCCGTCGCGCCTTTGCAACGGATAGCGGTCAAAGCGACCAGATTCGCGACAATCTGCGCTTGGCACTCGCAAAATACGATGATCCTAACTACGGTGAAACCAATGAGAACGAAGAGTTCCGATTGGTACAACGTGGTGCGGGGGATTTCCTGCTTCAGACCGTGCCGTAG
- a CDS encoding type II secretion system F family protein, protein MEFLNQINTQITDLLGPLGPLFVLGFVGVVLILLTLPVMLKKEKDPLDKLREANRVSKPNKADKLRMNDGHDKLEKYSNFLEPQDDEEYSAIRLKLIQAGYRSKNAVRMYHFAQFALGSGLLLLGVAYAIYNSSTGDPTPQNTILSILLPGVVGYMAPKYWVNKRHGQREEEIINGFPDSLDMLLVCVEAGQSLDQSIVRVAVELKAGHPALAEEFDIVAHEMKAGKDRQQVLKDMSERAGVDDVRSFVTVLVQSQKFGTSIADALRVYAEEMRDKRVMRAEEKANTLPTKMTLATMMLTVPPLLIILIGPSVYGIYETLQGANF, encoded by the coding sequence ATGGAATTTCTGAACCAGATCAACACCCAGATCACCGATTTGCTTGGCCCGCTGGGTCCGCTGTTTGTGTTGGGCTTTGTGGGCGTGGTCCTGATCCTGCTGACCCTGCCGGTCATGCTGAAAAAGGAAAAGGATCCGCTGGATAAGCTGCGCGAAGCCAACCGCGTCAGCAAACCCAACAAAGCTGACAAGCTGCGGATGAATGATGGCCATGACAAGCTTGAGAAATACTCAAACTTTTTGGAGCCACAGGATGACGAAGAATATTCCGCAATCCGGCTGAAACTGATCCAAGCCGGTTATCGCAGCAAAAACGCGGTGCGGATGTATCACTTTGCGCAATTTGCGCTGGGGTCTGGCCTGTTATTGCTGGGGGTTGCTTATGCGATCTACAATTCCAGCACCGGCGATCCAACGCCGCAAAACACAATCCTGTCGATCCTGCTGCCCGGCGTGGTTGGCTATATGGCGCCCAAATATTGGGTCAACAAACGCCATGGTCAACGCGAAGAGGAAATTATCAACGGTTTCCCCGACAGTCTGGATATGCTGCTGGTCTGTGTTGAGGCCGGTCAATCGCTGGATCAATCCATCGTGCGGGTTGCGGTCGAGTTGAAGGCCGGGCACCCTGCCCTGGCCGAAGAATTCGATATCGTCGCCCATGAAATGAAAGCCGGTAAAGATCGCCAACAAGTTCTGAAGGATATGTCAGAGCGGGCCGGCGTCGATGATGTGCGCAGTTTTGTGACCGTTTTGGTGCAATCTCAGAAATTCGGGACATCCATCGCCGATGCGTTGCGGGTCTATGCCGAAGAAATGCGTGACAAAAGGGTCATGCGCGCCGAAGAAAAGGCCAATACATTGCCCACAAAGATGACATTGGCCACGATGATGTTGACGGTTCCGCCCCTGTTGATCATTTTGATCGGGCCTTCGGTCTATGGGATCTACGAAACCCTGCAAGGCGCGAATTTCTAA
- a CDS encoding type II secretion system F family protein, with amino-acid sequence MGISPEPIIYGLIFVAILVMVEGIYLTIFGKSISLNSKVNRRLELMQKGGQREDVMEQLRKEMGQHMKSQGLPLYAMLAEKAQKANIAFSPSQLIMIMALLACVAFVGLTVGTATGVAVRAVVSVAMGVGGVYVWVNGKAKKRIALLEEQLPDAVELMVRSLRVGNPFSFAVASVAEEVPDPLGTEMGFIADEAAYGRDMGDALKQLAERMDMQDLRFLAVAVTIQQQAGGNLAEILHGLAKVIRARFKLFRRVKAITAEAKWSGMFLSIFPLGALVMINVIQPNYYDDVKETSAFIPACLVVAGFLVTNMIVMKRLVNIKV; translated from the coding sequence ATGGGTATTTCACCAGAACCAATCATTTATGGCCTGATTTTTGTCGCCATTCTGGTCATGGTCGAAGGCATCTATCTGACGATCTTTGGCAAATCCATCAGCCTGAATTCCAAGGTCAATCGCCGTCTGGAATTGATGCAAAAGGGTGGCCAGCGCGAAGACGTGATGGAACAGCTGCGCAAAGAAATGGGCCAGCATATGAAATCGCAGGGCCTGCCGCTTTATGCGATGCTGGCCGAAAAGGCGCAAAAGGCGAATATCGCGTTTTCCCCGTCTCAGCTGATTATGATCATGGCCTTGTTGGCCTGTGTGGCCTTTGTTGGGTTGACCGTTGGCACCGCAACCGGTGTGGCCGTGCGGGCCGTGGTGTCCGTCGCGATGGGCGTGGGCGGTGTTTACGTCTGGGTCAACGGCAAGGCGAAAAAACGCATTGCCCTACTCGAAGAACAACTGCCCGATGCGGTGGAACTGATGGTGCGATCGTTGCGCGTCGGGAACCCGTTTTCGTTCGCGGTGGCATCGGTCGCCGAAGAGGTCCCTGATCCACTGGGCACCGAAATGGGGTTCATCGCGGATGAGGCCGCCTATGGGCGGGACATGGGTGATGCGCTAAAACAATTGGCCGAACGTATGGACATGCAGGATTTGCGGTTCTTGGCCGTGGCTGTGACCATTCAACAGCAGGCCGGTGGTAACCTGGCCGAAATTCTGCACGGTCTGGCCAAAGTGATCCGGGCGCGGTTCAAATTGTTCCGCCGCGTCAAAGCCATCACCGCCGAGGCCAAGTGGTCCGGCATGTTCCTGTCCATTTTCCCATTGGGCGCATTGGTGATGATCAACGTGATCCAACCCAATTATTATGACGACGTCAAAGAGACATCCGCCTTTATCCCGGCCTGTCTTGTCGTTGCTGGCTTCCTTGTGACGAACATGATCGTCATGAAGCGGCTCGTGAATATCAAAGTGTGA
- a CDS encoding CpaF family protein, with the protein MFSKYKKPAPAAAPPQPTNGEATEVADKVATPVAPAPKKAAQAAPMDKEKKRKERLGEIKLELHKSLLDNLNLAALETATENELRQEITAISAESLEEMGVVLNREERTTLNQDLYNEVTGLGPLEPLLKDDTVNDILINGPQQIFIERAGKLELSDITFKDERHLMRIIDKIVSAVGRRVDESNPYVDARLADGSRFNAMVPPVAVDGSLVSIRKFKKDKLAIDDLVKFGAFTEEMAAYLQAAVSTRLNVIVSGGTGSGKTTTLNALSSFIDDDERILTIEDTAELQLQQTHVGRMESKPANVEGKGAVTQRDCLRNALRMRPDRIIVGETRGEEVIDMLQAMNTGHDGSMTTIHANSARDGISRLENMIAMAGIEMPIKAMRAQIASAVNLIVQASRLQDGSRRMVSITEVTGMEGDVISMQEVFRYQRVGLTPDNKIIGHFTATGVRSHYSERFKLWGYDLPPAIFEPFAAE; encoded by the coding sequence ATGTTTTCCAAGTATAAAAAGCCTGCACCCGCTGCGGCGCCCCCCCAACCCACCAATGGGGAAGCCACAGAAGTCGCCGACAAGGTCGCAACACCCGTCGCACCCGCCCCCAAAAAGGCGGCGCAGGCAGCCCCAATGGACAAAGAGAAAAAGCGCAAAGAGCGGCTCGGCGAGATTAAGCTGGAGCTGCACAAATCGCTTTTGGACAATTTGAACCTTGCGGCCTTGGAAACAGCCACAGAAAACGAATTGCGTCAGGAAATCACCGCGATTTCGGCGGAATCCCTAGAAGAAATGGGTGTGGTGCTGAACCGCGAAGAACGCACCACCCTCAATCAGGATCTTTATAACGAAGTGACGGGCCTTGGCCCGCTGGAACCGCTGCTGAAAGATGACACCGTCAACGACATTCTGATCAACGGCCCGCAGCAGATTTTCATCGAACGCGCCGGTAAGTTGGAATTGTCCGACATCACGTTCAAAGATGAACGCCATCTGATGCGGATCATCGACAAAATTGTATCGGCCGTTGGGCGTCGGGTGGATGAATCCAACCCCTATGTGGATGCGCGATTGGCCGATGGGTCACGTTTCAACGCCATGGTGCCGCCGGTTGCCGTGGATGGCAGCCTGGTGTCCATTCGGAAATTTAAGAAAGACAAACTGGCCATCGACGATCTGGTCAAATTTGGCGCCTTTACCGAAGAAATGGCCGCTTATTTGCAGGCCGCTGTGTCCACACGTCTGAACGTGATTGTGTCGGGTGGTACGGGGTCTGGTAAAACGACCACGTTGAACGCGTTGTCGTCGTTTATTGACGATGACGAACGTATCCTGACGATTGAGGATACGGCGGAACTTCAACTGCAACAGACCCATGTGGGCCGGATGGAATCCAAACCCGCCAACGTCGAAGGCAAAGGCGCTGTGACCCAGCGGGATTGTCTGCGAAACGCGCTGCGGATGCGTCCGGACCGGATCATCGTGGGGGAAACCCGTGGCGAAGAAGTGATCGATATGTTGCAGGCCATGAACACCGGCCATGACGGATCGATGACCACAATTCACGCCAACAGCGCCCGTGACGGGATCAGCCGTTTGGAAAACATGATTGCCATGGCCGGGATCGAAATGCCGATCAAAGCCATGCGCGCCCAGATCGCATCGGCGGTGAACCTGATCGTGCAAGCTTCGCGTCTGCAGGACGGGTCGCGGCGCATGGTGTCGATCACCGAAGTGACCGGCATGGAAGGCGACGTGATTTCGATGCAGGAAGTGTTCCGTTATCAGCGCGTTGGTCTGACGCCGGACAACAAAATCATCGGTCATTTCACCGCGACCGGCGTGCGAAGCCACTATTCAGAACGGTTCAAATTGTGGGGCTACGATCTGCCGCCTGCGATTTTTGAACCCTTTGCTGCGGAGTAA
- a CDS encoding CpaE family protein produces the protein MQIFDLLIEDMEANLGESWGDLSFEDALAFLDQPDAEELQFVAVALDEEDESDLTLIINIISAAKSKGIKVVLIAEDLMPATLRQLLNEGGDEFVPYPLPEGELAKAIERVLTPVEEPPLAAEHQNTLKPTDDRNGVVIPVISMAGGTGATTLAVNLAWELCLQDKTEPPRVCILDLDLQFGSVSTFLDLPRREAVFELLSDTESMDGESFMQALLTYEQKLHVLTAPTELIPLDLITPEDVDRVINMAKANFDYVVIDMPSALVEWTQNVLEHAAIGFATIEMDMRSANNTVRIKRALQAEDLPFEKLRFTLNRAPKFTDLNGKARVKRLAESLGIGIEIQLPDGGKPVAQNADHGVPMAEGIAKNPLRKEIAKLAKSVHDVNLSTATGS, from the coding sequence GTGCAGATTTTCGATCTGTTGATCGAAGACATGGAGGCGAATCTTGGGGAAAGCTGGGGAGACCTGAGCTTTGAGGACGCGCTTGCGTTCCTTGATCAACCCGACGCAGAAGAGCTGCAATTCGTCGCCGTCGCGCTGGACGAAGAAGATGAGAGCGATCTAACGCTGATCATCAACATCATTTCGGCCGCCAAATCCAAAGGGATCAAGGTCGTCTTGATCGCCGAAGATTTGATGCCGGCCACATTGCGCCAATTGCTGAACGAAGGGGGGGATGAATTTGTCCCCTACCCTCTGCCAGAAGGCGAATTGGCCAAAGCCATCGAACGGGTGCTAACCCCGGTCGAAGAGCCACCGCTGGCCGCCGAACATCAAAACACGTTGAAACCCACAGATGATCGCAACGGGGTTGTGATCCCGGTGATTTCCATGGCCGGGGGCACGGGTGCCACGACCTTGGCGGTCAATCTGGCTTGGGAATTGTGTTTGCAGGACAAAACAGAGCCCCCTCGGGTCTGCATTTTGGATCTGGATCTGCAATTCGGGTCTGTGTCGACCTTCCTCGATCTGCCACGGCGCGAGGCGGTGTTTGAATTGCTGTCCGACACAGAAAGCATGGACGGCGAAAGCTTTATGCAGGCGCTGTTGACCTACGAACAGAAATTGCACGTTTTGACCGCACCAACGGAATTGATTCCGCTGGACCTGATCACCCCAGAAGACGTGGATCGTGTGATCAATATGGCCAAAGCCAATTTTGATTACGTGGTGATCGACATGCCATCCGCCTTGGTGGAATGGACCCAGAATGTGCTGGAACATGCGGCCATCGGGTTTGCGACCATCGAAATGGATATGCGATCGGCCAACAACACCGTTCGGATCAAACGCGCCCTTCAGGCCGAAGATCTGCCGTTTGAAAAACTGCGGTTCACGTTGAACCGCGCCCCGAAATTCACAGATCTCAATGGCAAGGCCCGCGTAAAACGCTTGGCCGAAAGCCTGGGGATTGGCATCGAAATTCAACTGCCGGATGGCGGCAAGCCTGTTGCACAAAACGCCGACCACGGGGTCCCCATGGCCGAAGGCATTGCCAAAAATCCGCTGCGCAAAGAAATCGCGAAGTTGGCCAAATCGGTCCATGACGTGAACCTCAGCACCGCGACCGGCAGCTGA